In Ghiorsea bivora, a genomic segment contains:
- a CDS encoding TonB family protein, giving the protein MLEKRDLILAFALHVLVVAVIATLQAWQTERKPIPERLIRVNMVSLKTLQAMMQKPEVKTKNKPKIKPKAKLKTKPKAKQKTKPRPTPKPRKKPKVALVAKPSPKPKKKKVIEEPDYDPFTPLESAPEPQEKSAPKPKTNSKQVLQDLLQGQLSEQELNRYILGMQKAVERQWKVPMEMMDKVKPALVSLTLAPTGDVLKVTILESSGSAMLDDSLRKAIYAAAPFELPAKQFELFKNNTIRFYPIE; this is encoded by the coding sequence ATGCTTGAAAAACGTGACTTGATTCTTGCTTTTGCCTTGCATGTGCTGGTTGTTGCCGTGATTGCAACGCTTCAAGCATGGCAGACAGAGCGAAAACCTATACCTGAGCGTTTGATTCGGGTGAATATGGTGAGTTTAAAAACTTTACAAGCCATGATGCAAAAACCTGAAGTAAAAACAAAAAATAAGCCCAAAATCAAACCAAAAGCTAAGCTGAAAACAAAACCAAAAGCCAAACAAAAAACTAAACCGAGGCCCACGCCAAAACCAAGAAAGAAACCCAAGGTTGCACTGGTTGCCAAACCCTCGCCTAAACCAAAAAAGAAAAAGGTGATTGAAGAACCCGATTATGATCCTTTTACACCCTTGGAATCCGCACCCGAGCCGCAAGAAAAATCAGCGCCTAAGCCGAAAACAAATAGCAAACAAGTATTACAAGACCTGTTGCAAGGGCAATTGTCAGAGCAAGAGCTCAACCGTTATATTCTTGGTATGCAAAAAGCAGTAGAGCGACAATGGAAAGTGCCCATGGAAATGATGGACAAGGTTAAACCCGCATTGGTATCTTTAACGCTAGCACCAACAGGAGATGTACTAAAGGTAACAATCTTAGAATCATCTGGTTCAGCCATGTTGGATGACTCCTTACGCAAGGCTATTTATGCTGCAGCACCATTTGAATTGCCCGCAAAACAGTTTGAATTATTTAAAAACAATACGATTCGTTTTTACCCTATTGAGTAA
- the tolR gene encoding protein TolR, whose amino-acid sequence MSQINITPMVDVMLVLLIIFMVAAPMLTQGVNVDLPDANAPQIRQQIEPLVISIKKNGDVFMQNHQVDIMQVAPRVAAMRKAKPNLPVFIRGDAKTAYGNVARIMGDLEAAGIKQISLVTEPQH is encoded by the coding sequence ATGTCTCAAATTAATATTACACCTATGGTGGATGTGATGTTGGTGTTGTTAATTATTTTTATGGTGGCAGCGCCCATGTTAACCCAAGGTGTGAATGTAGACTTGCCTGATGCCAATGCCCCACAAATCCGCCAACAAATCGAACCTTTGGTGATTTCAATTAAGAAAAATGGTGATGTGTTTATGCAAAATCATCAAGTTGATATTATGCAGGTTGCACCAAGAGTTGCGGCTATGCGCAAAGCGAAACCCAACCTTCCAGTATTTATTCGGGGTGATGCCAAAACAGCCTATGGAAACGTGGCGCGTATCATGGGCGATTTGGAAGCTGCGGGTATTAAACAAATATCTTTGGTCACTGAGCCACAGCATTAA
- the tolQ gene encoding protein TolQ, with protein sequence MSETVNHNLSIWTLILDAGIVVQLVLILLLILSFVSWAIIFNKWRTFKGAKQEDTKFADLFWGGSDMQKVLAASKTMKASPQAMVFQQAFREYLKARQAAQQQQEGEVTAATGMLSVRHAMDTAWSKQMDQYGHHLSFLATVGATAPFIGLFGTVWGIIDAFQNIGISQNTSLATVAPGIAEALVATAFGLLAAIPAVIAYNTFSAKMKVLNGRLDDFTHEFMNILARHVRK encoded by the coding sequence ATGAGTGAAACCGTGAATCATAATTTGTCCATTTGGACGCTGATTTTGGATGCTGGTATTGTTGTACAACTTGTACTGATTTTGTTATTAATACTTTCTTTTGTTTCTTGGGCTATTATTTTTAATAAGTGGCGGACATTTAAAGGGGCGAAACAAGAAGACACAAAGTTTGCCGATTTGTTTTGGGGCGGCTCGGATATGCAAAAAGTGCTCGCTGCAAGCAAAACCATGAAGGCAAGCCCTCAGGCTATGGTATTTCAGCAAGCATTTCGTGAATACTTAAAAGCCAGGCAAGCAGCCCAACAACAGCAAGAAGGTGAAGTGACAGCGGCAACGGGTATGTTAAGTGTGCGTCATGCTATGGATACGGCATGGTCTAAACAAATGGATCAATATGGTCATCATTTATCATTTTTAGCCACAGTTGGTGCAACAGCACCATTTATTGGTCTTTTTGGTACGGTTTGGGGTATTATTGATGCTTTTCAGAATATTGGTATCAGTCAAAATACATCTTTGGCAACGGTTGCACCTGGTATTGCCGAAGCATTGGTTGCGACAGCCTTTGGTTTGTTGGCAGCCATACCTGCAGTGATTGCATACAATACATTTAGTGCGAAAATGAAGGTATTAAATGGTCGTTTGGATGACTTCACCCATGAATTCATGAATATTCTTGCGCGGCATGTAAGAAAATAA